The following proteins are co-located in the Solenopsis invicta isolate M01_SB chromosome 7, UNIL_Sinv_3.0, whole genome shotgun sequence genome:
- the LOC120358265 gene encoding uncharacterized protein LOC120358265, which translates to MRLSHILAHVEQQFTLSDLITCSYENFSKNELYNVTTQRVHARLSTLKDDWERFCLEHKAILIAIQELSNDDKSTIKANPYFTTNLYTLTHERYVTVVERLTALLEDDHGSVPSTSSSRAAPLSHSSLPVFVHHARLPRIDLPKFNGTPTDWLPFKDLFHSLVIQNPTLSYVEKLQYLKSSLTGTASSLLKNTTLTADNFLKSWEALTAFYENKRLLINAALQSLLSIKRMTRESSGELEKLYTNVMQIYRSLEGLQRPVEYWDDFLIFIVLQRIDSESVKAWEQHLGSSKDIPTWDQFNEFLVARLLSLKAYEKSRSGKSETQSLPTAVKAHYHGKTKETGLVDTKSCPLCKEKHYVMSCPNYSNKTAQQRIAIIKRYKLCYNCLGFHLASHCKSVKRCTKCAAKHHTSIHQTPLQKSTIQSTATESDTTSKHLAQRLRLIRTSSNVYLVGIGAQKATKSKGYTKFTLSPHFESPYKREVSVHILPKLTTSTPSKDTDSSTWTHLHNLEMADPEYYRPGSIDLILGADVYGRILLDGVVKGSEDSPIAQRTHLGWIVSGLAEEGTSSPMVHGYHVANDVDLYNLIRQFWTLEEIPLSMKSHLSLEEQECEKHFLTTHSRDQRGRYIVKLPFKKSVSLLGDSYTKAAKVLSKLLDRLNQNESYSQEYSNFISEYEGLRHMQIVDESLASPPHSYYLPHHGVWKEQSLTTKLRVVFNGSSPTTTGYSLNDILHTGSKLQNDLFDRILWRDAVKGFRTYELTTVTYGLACAPYLSLRVFLQLLQDEGSKYPLAVPVLERGRYVDDIFGGADSIDQAKEVAQQLTGICMAGGFKLRKWISNHSSVLDSIPEDSRIEATTINISGDLSVNTLGLCWQPATDAFQFSLNIPVSTSFTKRTLLSNIAKLYDPLGFLSPVIITAKIIIQELWILKMDWDDPLPDSVTRRWLQFTESLQDLPRLTFPRWVNYTSSYSIEIHGFCDASNQALAAAVYIRVATTQGAIRTTLLASKTKVAPLKKLTIPRLELSGACLLTRLVSHILNVFTFPNIPIFLWTDSSITYTWISNHPSRWKDFVQNRVSFIQDTLPQAKWRFVPGTENPADLATRGLTPSQLAELPIWWTGPLWLLQASEEWPVMASSSKQPEIPEERPARSNTVRRRLELWDLLCKFSNLTKLFRVTALCQRAVARFKRNTNLSTSRTATTKEVEASKFFWIQTIQRFYFHSEIDTLSRGEFLSKNSVLLRLNPFLDGRGLLRVGGRLQRSLLTFSEQHPLIIPRESPLTDLIVADAHTKTLHGGTQLTLAYIRKLYWIIGGRVPVKAFILKCVTCARFRQERAQQLMGQLPKERVTPARPFTHTGIDYAGPFTVKTWKGKNARTYKAYIALFVCYSSSAVHLELVTDYTADTFIAAYKRFTARRGICTTLSSDCGTTLKGADTELRRLFTQSTKESEKLAILLANDGTEWKFNPPAAPHFGGKWEAGVKSVKYHLNRVVGTTLLTYEEFTTLLTQIEAALNSRPLSPLSEDPEDLNPLTPGHLLMGCAPTVIPEPSTETIKTSHLSRWQLIRQMLESFWTRWSKECLQRYYARYKWNKPTPSLREGTLVLVVDERYPPAKWPLGRIIQVHPGKDGLVRVVTIRTQTSVLKRPITKICPLPVIHETL; encoded by the exons ATGAGGCTCAGTCACATTCTCGCTCATGTGGAACAACAGTTTACACTGTCAGACCTGATAACCTGCTCATATGAGAATTTTTCGAAAAACGAGTTATATAATGTCACAACACAACGAGTGCATGCACGCCTGTCGACGTTAAAGGACGATTGGGAGCGCTTCTGTCTAGAACATAAAGCCATCCTGATTGCTATTCAAGAACTGAGTAACGACGATAAATCTACTATTAAAGCTAACCCGTATTTTACAACAAATCTTTATACTTTAACACATGAACGTTACGTAACCGTAGTCGAACGCTTGACTGCTTTACTCGAAGATGATCATGGAAGCGTTCCGAGCACGTCATCGTCGCGGGCTGCACCACTCTCCCATTCCAGCTTACCGGTGTTCGTTCACCATGCGAGATTACCTCGAATTGATCTGCCCAAGTTCAATGGGACTCCTACTGACTGGTTACCATTTAAAGACTTATTCCACTCACTTGTTATTCAGAATCCAACATTATCATATGTAGAGAAACTTCAATATTTAAAGTCGAGTTTAACCGGTACAGCTTCCTCTTTACTAAAGAATACCACTTTAACAGCCGACAATTTCTTAAAATCCTGGGAAGCATTAACCGCGTTTTATGAAAATAAGCGCTTATTAATTAATGCAGCTTTACAATCGTTATTATCTATCAAACGTATGACGAGGGAATCATCCGGTGAGTTGgaaaaattgtatacaaatgTAATGCAAATTTATAGATCTTTAGAAGGGCTACAACGCCCGGTTGAATATTGGGatgattttctaatttttattgtactaCAACGCATTGATTCTGAATCCGTGAAAGCATGGGAACAGCATCTAGGTTCCTCCAAAGATATTCCCACTTGGGATCAGTTCAATGAATTTCTAGTCGCTCGTTTGTTATCCTTGAAGGCATATGAGAAGTCTCGCTCGGGAAAGAGTGAAACGCAATCACTTCCTACTGCTGTCAAAGCACATTACCACGGAAAGACAAAGGAAACGGGTTTGGTCGATACAAAATCGTGTCCGCTCTGCAAGGAGAAGCATTACGTTATGTCATGTCCCAATTATTCTAACAAAACGGCTCAACAACGTATTGCAATCATCAAAAGGTATAAGCTGTGTTACAACTGTCTTGGCTTCCATCTGGCATCCCATTGCAAAAGTGTTAAACGGTGTACCAAGTGCGCCGCTAAGCATCACACTTCCATACACCAAACGCCTCTACAGAAATCTACCATACAATCTACCGCAACCGAATCCGACACCACATCCA AACATTTGGCACAACGGCTACGTTTAATACGCACATCATCCAACGTATACCTTGTAGGAATAGGTGCTCAGAAGGCGACCAAATCCAAAGGATATACAAAGTTCACCCTGTCACCACACTTTGAGTCTCCTTATAAGCGTGAAGTATCCGTTCATATCCTTCCAAAACTGACGACCAGCACCCCGTCGAAGGATACGGACTCCAGCACTTGGACCCACTTACACAATCTTGAGATGGCTGATCCGGAATATTATCGCCCCGGATCCATTGACCTAATACTTGGAGCCGATGTTTACGGAAGAATCCTTTTGGATGGAGTTGTCAAGGGATCAGAGGACTCTCCTATTGCACAACGAACACATTTAGGGTGGATTGTCTCTGGACTGGCCGAAGAGGGGACCAGTTCACCCATGGTACATGGATATCACGTCGCTAATGATGTAGATCTTTACAATCTTATACGTCAATTCTGGACCTTGGAGGAGATACCTTTGAGTATGAAATCTCACCTCTCATTAGAGGAACAAGAATGTGAGAAACATTTCTTAACCACACATTCGAGAGATCAAAGAGGCCGTTACATAGTTAAACTTCCTTTCAAGAAATCCGTAAGTCTATTGGGAGACTCTTATACAAAGGCAGCAAAAGTACTTTCCAAATTATTGGACCGTTTAAATCAGAACGAGAGTTATTCTCAAGAATACTCGAATTTCATTTCTGAATATGAAGGGTTACGACATATGCAAATTGTTGACGAAAGTCTAGCATCACCCCCTCATAGCTATTACCTTCCACATCATGGCGTCTGGAAGGAGCAAAGTCTCACGACAAAATTGAGAGTCGTGTTTAACGGATCCAGTCCCACCACCACAGGATATTCCTTGAACGATATCCTTCATACGGGATCTAAGTTGCAAAACGATCTTTTTGAC CGAATATTGTGGAGGGATGCTGTAAAGGGTTTCCGCACCTATGAATTAACAACGGTGACCTATGGACTTGCTTGTGCTCCTTACCTTTCTTTAAGAGTATTCCTTCAACTTTTGCAGGACGAAGGCTCGAAATACCCATTAGCGGTACCTGTGTTGGAGAGAGGAAGATATGTGGATGATATCTTTGGTGGAGCAGACTCGATCGATCAGGCAAAAGAAGTCGCTCAGCAATTGACAGGGATTTGCATGGCGGGCGGCTTTAAATTACGGAAGTGGATAAGCAACCATTCGTCGGTGTTGGATTCTATTCCAGAGGATAGTCGCATAGAGGCCACCACGATCAATATTAGCGGGGATCTTTCTGTTAACACGCTCGGGCTGTGCTGGCAACCAGCTACAGACGCATTTCAATTCTCCTTGAATATACCTGTGTCTACATCATTTACGAAGAGAACATTATTATCGAATATTGCGAAGCTGTACGATCCGCTCGGTTTCCTATCACCCGTCATCATTACCGCCAAGATTATTATTCAGGAACTATGGATACTAAAGATGGATTGGGATGATCCTTTGCCTGATTCAGTGACAAGACGATGGCTGCAATTTACTGAAAGTCTGCAGGATTTACCTCGGCTTACATTCCCTCGTTGGGTGAATTACACTTCGAGCTACTCGATTGAAATTCATGGCTTCTGTGATGCATCTAATCAGGCATTGGCTGCCGCGGTGTACATCAGAGTGGCTACTACTCAAGGGGCTATTCGAACCACGCTTTTAGCATCGAAAACTAAGGTAGCTCCGTTGAAAAAGCTAACCATTCCTCGGTTAGAGTTGTCTGGAGCTTGTCTATTAACTAGACTAGTGTCACATATACTTAATGTTTTCACGTTTCCAAACATACCTATATTCCTGTGGACGGATTCATCCATCACTTATACCTGGATAAGTAATCATCCTTCTCGATGGAAGGATTTTGTGCAAAATCGGGTGAGCTTTATTCAAGATACTCTTCCTCAAGCCAAGTGGAGGTTTGTACCGGGGACAGAAAATCCTGCTGACTTAGCGACCAGAGGGTTAACCCCTTCTCAACTGGCAGAGCTGCCCATATGGTGGACAGGTCCACTTTGGTTGTTGCAAGCATCGGAAGAGTGGCCCGTCATGGCGTCATCAAGCAAGCAACCCGAGATTCCTGAAGAACGACCTGCAAGGTCCAACACAGTAAGGAGGCGCTTAGAACTATGGGATCTACTATGTAAATTTTCCAACCTAACCAAGCTTTTTCGTGTCACGGCTTTATGCCAGAGAGCCGTTGCTCGCTTCAAAAGGAACACGAATCTAAGTACATCACGCACCGCTACTACTAAGGAGGTAGAAGCATCCAAATTCTTTTGGATCCAGACGATCCAGCGATTCTACTTCCATTCAGAGATTGATACACTCTCAAGAGGagaatttttatcaaagaaCAGTGTATTGTTGCGGCTTAATCCATTCCTGGACGGTCGCGGTCTTCTGCGAGTAGGAGGGCGCTTACAACGCTCTCTCCTTACATTCTCCGAACAACACCCGTTGATTATTCCACGAGAATCACCGTTGACCGATTTAATAGTAGCAGACGCTCACACTAAGACATTACATGGTGGTACACAACTCACCTTAGCCTATATAAGAAAACTTTACTGGATAATTGGAGGCAGAGTCCCAGTGAAGGCCTTCATCTTAAAGTGTGTCACATGCGCACGATTCCGACAGGAAAGAGCTCAACAACTGATGGGACAGCTTCCGAAAGAAAGAGTGACTCCTGCTCGACCCTTCACACACACCGGAATTGACTACGCCGGCCCCTTTACGGTAAAGACATGGAAGGGAAAAAACGCACGAACGTATAAAGCATACATTGCTCTCTTTGTATGCTATTCTTCATCTGCCGTCCACCTAGAACTAGTGACGGATTATACTGCTGACACCTTCATCGCAGCTTACAAGAGATTTACTGCACGGCGAGGGATATGTACGACGTTATCGAGCGATTGTGGTACCACTCTCAAAGGTGCTGATACCGAATTGCGGCGATTATTCACTCAGTCCACAAAAGAATCAGAAAAACTAGCCATACTATTGGCAAATGACGGAACTGAGTGGAAGTTCAACCCACCGGCCGCTCCACACTTTGGAGGTAAATGGGAGGCAGGCGTCAAGTCTGTGAAATACCATCTGAATAGAGTAGTGGGAACCACATTACTTACGTACGAAGAGTTCACTACCCTCTTAACCCAGATAGAGGCAGCACTCAACTCGAGGCCGCTGTCACCTCTTAGTGAAGATCCTGAAGATCTTAATCCACTAACACCAGGACACCTGTTGATGGGATGTGCACCTACAGTCATTCCTGAGCCCTCTACTGAGACAATTAAGACCTCCCACCTTTCAAGATGGCAATTAATCCGTCAGATGTTGGAGAGTTTCTGGACAAGATGGTCTAAAGAGTGTCTGCAAAGGTACTATGCGAGGTACAAGTGGAATAAACCAACTCCATCTCTGAGGGAAGGCACTCTAGTATTAGTGGTTGACGAACGGTATCCTCCAGCAAAATGGCCTCTCGGGCGAATCATACAAGTTCATCCTGGCAAGGATGGTTTAGTACGAGTCGTAACAATACGTACTCAGACTTCAGTATTGAAACGACCTATTACAAAAATCTGTCCACTCCCTGTTATCCATGAAACCCTCTAA